In a single window of the Elaeis guineensis isolate ETL-2024a chromosome 6, EG11, whole genome shotgun sequence genome:
- the LOC105047743 gene encoding centromere protein C isoform X1, giving the protein MSTELEHPNLEDPFADFSALSLLPRTLGAHLHVAPALSVAQEEEAIRDVFKSMAVKGSKEFLEQAQQIMKSCSNFPVPHFEDGDKAIAANGKDRPQGRRPALGRKRAQFSLKPNTSHSVPNVDFDSGIDHIEDPEEYFFAFEQLENADKELKKLRGEVSTDLLQHHQSATARKRRPGILGKTASYRHHFPAKVDTAVVFMGSQEENSDKRTYSPFNAPTVVDSSDILYPRTVDQPDTSQFRQTNSQLLDVTERQGSVTDKEKKVNDLLDKLLSSFKDLDEDEGATLLRESLQIKSIDVGKVHLPELHSVQKNDINALDGREMRKELEGCQLSQNSPTLSRSRLDAISTLKRRILLKDPQEDPFSVLPIDDAPASRDSSRNKGQDESSLSPAPHISHDDRNGSIVGDASAPAMINDKILLMDKLHITVSEADRTVDSKITVEEELTEYSSSLLENATEQSHGKLDNGKDVSAGICGHMEEEENSMQLDALVSDKPGTEVEDLTSGCMDPTEREGLTSLHGSDMPQNHGRPDVDANFHGPDVNLQDEATVPAQGDVIVGAEASKDNSSLPTTVLPMDVQSESAHGLPEENNEGLQEASGAPQNKGNKQKEPRHKQNKKNLTSRRQSLADAGMAWKFGVRRSTRIRSRPLQYWRGERFLYGRIHDSLATVIGVKYASPSNPALKVKSFVSEEYAELVAQAGLH; this is encoded by the exons ATGTCCACTGAGCTGGAGCACCCCAACCTGGAAGATCCCTTCGCGGACTTCTccgctctctctctcctccctcgaACCCTCGGAGCCCATCTCCATGTCGCCCCCGCTCTGTCGGTGGCGCAGGAAGAGGAGGCGATCCGAGATGTCTTCAAATCCATG GCAGTAAAGGGCTCAAAGGAGTTTCTGGAACAGGCACAACAGATCATGAAGAGCTGTTCAAACTTTCCAGTTCCACATTTTGAGGATGGAGACAAAGCCATTGCTGCAAATGGCAAGGACCGTCCCCAAGGACGCAGACCAGCATTGGGTCGCAAACGGGCTCAGTTTTCCTTAAAGCCCAACACAAG TCATTCTGTGCCAAATGTAGACTTTGATTCTGGCATAGATCACATCGAAGACCCAGAGGAGTATTTCTTTGCCTTTGAGCAGCTTGAAA ATGCTGATAAAGAGTTGAAGAAACTAAGGGGAGAGGTTTCTACTGATCTACTGCAGCATCACCAGTCGGCCACAGCTCGTAAACGCCGTCCTGGAATTTTAGG GAAGACAGCAAGCTATAGACATCATTTTCCTGCTAAAGTTGATACTGCCGTGGTCTTCATGGGATCACAAGAAGAAAATTCTGACAAAAGAACTTATAGCCCATTCAATGCTCCGACTGTTGTGGATTCGAGTGACATTTTGTATCCCAGAACAGTTGACCAACCTGACACTTCACAATTCAGGCAAACAAATAGTCAACTCCTTGATGTTACAGAAAGACAAG GATCCGTAACTGATAAGGAGAAAAAGGTCAATGATCTTTTAGATAAATTATTGTCTTCATTTAAAGATTTGGATGAAGATGAAGGGGCAACTCTGTTGCGAGAGAGCTTgcaaattaagtcaattgatgtaGGCAAAGTGCACCTTCCTGAGTTGCATAGTGTTCAGAAGAATGATATTAACGCACTTGATGGTAGAGAGATGAGAAAGGAATTAGAGGGCTGCCAACTTTCACAAAATTCACCAACTCTATCAAGAAGCCGACTTGATGCAATTTCAACATTGAAGAGGCGCATTTTGCTGAAAGATCCACAGGAAGATCCATTCTCAGTGCTTCCTATTGATGATGCACCAGCTTCCAGAGATTCTTCTCGAAATAAAGGTCAAGATGAATCCTCTCTTTCACCTGCTCCTCATATCAGCCATGATGATAGGAATGGTTCAATTGTTGGTGATGCTTCTGCACCAGCGATGATAAATGACAAAATACTTTTGATGGATAAATTGCACATAACAGTTTCTGAAGCAGATAGAACTGTTGACAGTAAGATCACAGTAGAAGAAGAGCTAACAGAATATTCCTCATCCTTGCTTGAAAATGCTACAGAGCAAAGCCATGGTAAACTTGATAATGGCAAAGATGTGTCTGCTGGAATTTGTGGCCATATGGAAGAGGAG GAGAATTCTATGCAGCTGGATGCTTTAGTATCTGATAAGCCAGGTACTGAGGTTGAAGATCTGACTTCTGGTTGTATGGATCCGACCGAAAGAGAAGGCTTGACTAGCCTACATGGTAGCGACATGCCTCAAAATCATGGTCGTCCTGATGTTGATGCTAACTTTCATGGTCCTGATGTCAATTTGCAAGATGAGGCAA CAGTTCCAGCACAGGGAGATGTCATAGTAGGTGCAGAGGCTTCTAAAG ACAACTCAAGTCTTCCAACAACAGTCCTTCCAATGGATGTGCAATCAGAAAGCGCACATGGCTTACCAGAAGAAAACAATGAG GGTCTTCAGGAAGCCTCTGGAGCACCTCAGAACAAAGGAAATAAACAAAAAGAACCAAGACACAAACAAAACAAGAAAAATTTGACTTCGAGAAGACAAAGCCTTGCAG ATGCTGGGATGGCATGGAAATTTGGGGTAAGGCGTAGCACCAGAATTAGGTCAAGGCCTCTGCAGTATTGGCGTGGGGAAAGATTTTTATATGGGCGCATACATGATA
- the LOC105047743 gene encoding centromere protein C isoform X2 — MSTELEHPNLEDPFADFSALSLLPRTLGAHLHVAPALSVAQEEEAIRDVFKSMAVKGSKEFLEQAQQIMKSCSNFPVPHFEDGDKAIAANGKDRPQGRRPALGRKRAQFSLKPNTSHSVPNVDFDSGIDHIEDPEEYFFAFEQLENADKELKKLRGEVSTDLLQHHQSATARKRRPGILGKTASYRHHFPAKVDTAVVFMGSQEENSDKRTYSPFNAPTVVDSSDILYPRTVDQPDTSQFRQTNSQLLDVTERQGSVTDKEKKVNDLLDKLLSSFKDLDEDEGATLLRESLQIKSIDVGKVHLPELHSVQKNDINALDGREMRKELEGCQLSQNSPTLSRSRLDAISTLKRRILLKDPQEDPFSVLPIDDAPASRDSSRNKEQSHGKLDNGKDVSAGICGHMEEEENSMQLDALVSDKPGTEVEDLTSGCMDPTEREGLTSLHGSDMPQNHGRPDVDANFHGPDVNLQDEATVPAQGDVIVGAEASKDNSSLPTTVLPMDVQSESAHGLPEENNEGLQEASGAPQNKGNKQKEPRHKQNKKNLTSRRQSLADAGMAWKFGVRRSTRIRSRPLQYWRGERFLYGRIHDSLATVIGVKYASPSNPALKVKSFVSEEYAELVAQAGLH; from the exons ATGTCCACTGAGCTGGAGCACCCCAACCTGGAAGATCCCTTCGCGGACTTCTccgctctctctctcctccctcgaACCCTCGGAGCCCATCTCCATGTCGCCCCCGCTCTGTCGGTGGCGCAGGAAGAGGAGGCGATCCGAGATGTCTTCAAATCCATG GCAGTAAAGGGCTCAAAGGAGTTTCTGGAACAGGCACAACAGATCATGAAGAGCTGTTCAAACTTTCCAGTTCCACATTTTGAGGATGGAGACAAAGCCATTGCTGCAAATGGCAAGGACCGTCCCCAAGGACGCAGACCAGCATTGGGTCGCAAACGGGCTCAGTTTTCCTTAAAGCCCAACACAAG TCATTCTGTGCCAAATGTAGACTTTGATTCTGGCATAGATCACATCGAAGACCCAGAGGAGTATTTCTTTGCCTTTGAGCAGCTTGAAA ATGCTGATAAAGAGTTGAAGAAACTAAGGGGAGAGGTTTCTACTGATCTACTGCAGCATCACCAGTCGGCCACAGCTCGTAAACGCCGTCCTGGAATTTTAGG GAAGACAGCAAGCTATAGACATCATTTTCCTGCTAAAGTTGATACTGCCGTGGTCTTCATGGGATCACAAGAAGAAAATTCTGACAAAAGAACTTATAGCCCATTCAATGCTCCGACTGTTGTGGATTCGAGTGACATTTTGTATCCCAGAACAGTTGACCAACCTGACACTTCACAATTCAGGCAAACAAATAGTCAACTCCTTGATGTTACAGAAAGACAAG GATCCGTAACTGATAAGGAGAAAAAGGTCAATGATCTTTTAGATAAATTATTGTCTTCATTTAAAGATTTGGATGAAGATGAAGGGGCAACTCTGTTGCGAGAGAGCTTgcaaattaagtcaattgatgtaGGCAAAGTGCACCTTCCTGAGTTGCATAGTGTTCAGAAGAATGATATTAACGCACTTGATGGTAGAGAGATGAGAAAGGAATTAGAGGGCTGCCAACTTTCACAAAATTCACCAACTCTATCAAGAAGCCGACTTGATGCAATTTCAACATTGAAGAGGCGCATTTTGCTGAAAGATCCACAGGAAGATCCATTCTCAGTGCTTCCTATTGATGATGCACCAGCTTCCAGAGATTCTTCTCGAAATAAAG AGCAAAGCCATGGTAAACTTGATAATGGCAAAGATGTGTCTGCTGGAATTTGTGGCCATATGGAAGAGGAG GAGAATTCTATGCAGCTGGATGCTTTAGTATCTGATAAGCCAGGTACTGAGGTTGAAGATCTGACTTCTGGTTGTATGGATCCGACCGAAAGAGAAGGCTTGACTAGCCTACATGGTAGCGACATGCCTCAAAATCATGGTCGTCCTGATGTTGATGCTAACTTTCATGGTCCTGATGTCAATTTGCAAGATGAGGCAA CAGTTCCAGCACAGGGAGATGTCATAGTAGGTGCAGAGGCTTCTAAAG ACAACTCAAGTCTTCCAACAACAGTCCTTCCAATGGATGTGCAATCAGAAAGCGCACATGGCTTACCAGAAGAAAACAATGAG GGTCTTCAGGAAGCCTCTGGAGCACCTCAGAACAAAGGAAATAAACAAAAAGAACCAAGACACAAACAAAACAAGAAAAATTTGACTTCGAGAAGACAAAGCCTTGCAG ATGCTGGGATGGCATGGAAATTTGGGGTAAGGCGTAGCACCAGAATTAGGTCAAGGCCTCTGCAGTATTGGCGTGGGGAAAGATTTTTATATGGGCGCATACATGATA